ATGTTGGGACGAGCAGTATCCAGACACTTGGAACCACTTGTGAAGTTGGGAGGCGCCCAGGGCCGGTACCATATACAGCCCCGTCCGGCGAACTAGATTCCACGAAAAGGGTATACCCCTCTAAGCTGAAGTCCATGAAGGTATTGGTCACCGGCGGCGCCGGATATATCGGGTCCCACACCACGCTTTGTCTATTGGAAGAAGGACACGAGGTAGTTGTCTTCGATAATCTTGTGAATTCCAGTCTCGAATCTATGCGGCGTGTGCAGGATCTAGCAGGCAGGACCGTCGAATTTGTTGAAGGGGATTTGCTGGATGCCTCTGCAGTTGCATCAGTCTTTTCGGGTGCCTCCTTTGACGCGGTAATTCATTTTGCCGGGCTGAAAGCAGTGGGAGAATCTGTAGCAGACCCTCTAAGGTACTACCGAACGAATGTCGTCGGCACACTCAACCTTTTGGACGGTATGAACGCCGCGGGCGTGAGGCGGCTGGTTTTCAGCTCATCGGCAACCGTATACGGAGCTTCAGAAGATGTACCTTTGCCTGAAAGTTTGCCGCTAAACGCCACCAATCCGTATGGGCGAACGAAAGAGCAAATTGAAGATATTCTGACAGACATTAGTTCTGCCGATGAGCGCTGGAGTATAGGTTTACTCAGGTACTTTAACCCTGCAGGAGCTCACTCGTCCGGCCGCATAGGCGAAGATCCGCGAGGAATACCCAATAACCTCGTGCCATTCGTGGCCCAAGTTGCCGTAGGCCGCCACAAAGCCGTGATGGTGTTCGGCAATGACTACCCCACTCCTGACGGAACCGGAATCAGAGATTACATCCACGTCATGGACTTGGCAGAAGGACACCTCGCCGCTCTTCACTTCCTCAAGGATCGAACAGGTGCGTTTCAGTGGAATCTGGGAACTGGGCAAGGGTCTTCTGTGTTGGAAGTCATTGAAGCTTTCAGCACCGTAGTAAGCAAAAAAATCCCATACGAGTTTGCACCCCGCAGAAAAGGGGACGCTGCCCTTAGCTACGCTGATGCTTCTTCCGCCCGAAATCAACTACGGTGGACCGCAAAGCGGGATCTCGCTCGCATGTGCGCGGACCATTGGAATTGGCAGCGATCTAATCCGCGCGGATATGATTCTTCCCTATAACTGCGATCGGTATAGTTTGAAACGTTCCCCACCCAAGACTTTCCCCATAAGCGGCTATGGTCGAGCATGGAAAGAGTCGCTCAAGCAATATTTGATATCTGAAGTACCGATCGGTAAACCGCATCAATCGTAAGCAACCATTTTTCCTCACTATATTTTGAATCGTAGATTGAACGGCAATGTGAGCGAAGAGTTGGGAACAAATCGCCTGCAACCCTCACCAGGTCTTCCATATCTTCGCTCCCCCCCACGAGCCCGGTTCCCTCGGCCCTAACCAAGGTCGAAACAACGTTCGGCGCCCAAGTCAGAATGGGGGTTCCTGCAGACAATGCCTCTGGATAAATAAGAGGAAATCCCTCGAAACACCTAGACGGAAATACAACGCCGGTTGCATCTCTCATCAGGGCCATGAGACGTGTCCTATCTACAGGGCCCAAAATACTCACGTTTTCGTTGGCCAACGCTCTAACTTGCGGTTCAAGCTCGCCGGACCCTACCAGTACAAGTTTTGACTCAGCGGGCCAGCGGCGCAACAGCTCGAGAATCCCCTTCTCCTCTGAAAGGCGGCCGGCGTAAAGCCAAAAACGACCTTCCCCGGCTCCTACTCCGCTATCTAGGCTTTTCGGAAGAAAATTGGGTATCGTGTGCATCTTGCCCCATGGCAAACCTGATTGAGCATACATAGCGCGCATCTGATCGGATAGCACAATAACCGCGTCCGAGTGGCGTAACCCCGCATCTGCTCCAAATCGCTGACCAATCGCCACTGGAACAGTCTGGGCACGGCCTCTGTAGCAGCCATGCATTAGAGCAGGAACGCTGGATCCCCCGTCCGAACAATCAGTACAGACTCGCCCATCCCTGTAGAACGTCCCGGCGGCACATAACGGTCGATAATTGTGGATTGACGTCACAACTGGCACCGGCGAGGACTGAATCCAAGACTTCCCGTAGTTAGGAAAGAGATTGTGGATATGAATGAGGTCGGGTTCAAACTCGCGCATATCTGGCTTCGGTCCGCGTCCCGTGGCTACCGTGAGAGCGGCCTCGAGGGGGTAGAGTCTGCTTAGTTCGCGTTCATCTGTGCGCTGGCCAAATACCTCGACTATGTAACCAGCACGGCGCATGGCCTCCGCCTGCTGCATGACAGCTGAGTTCTCTCCGCTTGGGTTCCGGGATGAGTAAAAGCTGTGCACCAGGGCAATTCGAAGTGGCGGGCGCATGGGGCGTTCATGTTCGGGATTATTCATACTGTAAGTCTATCCGCGCCCATGGAACCGCGTGTTTCTGCCCTGGACTAGAAGTCCCAAATGATGATCCGCAGGCCATAAGTGGTCGAATAGCGGAAAGCGTATGACAGGTCTACCAAACCATGAGTATTGATACAAAGATAGCGGTCATGGTCGCCTGTCAACGACCGAAGTCGAGCCCGGATTTATTCAGGTTACAGCATCGAGACAACAGCGCCTCCGGACGCATCTTCTAAGCCCGGGGCAATCGAATACACTACTGGCAGCCACGGCCCTTCAGGTTTTATTTATGTAGACATAGATACAAAAGGGACGTGCGGTCTATGGTCGATAGGTATAAGCCACGCGACTCATCGAACTCTTTTGGATAGCGATAGGGCTCTCTTTTGCGCATCCACCCGCGTCTAACTCGAATCGCGTTGAGGAATCCCTTCCTTTTGGCTCGATTAGAGTCACCACCGAACTAGCAACAAATCTCTTTCAAAAATTTGGTCTAATTAAAGCATGTGTCAAACTGAGGGCACACTCAATTAGTGGCAATGGCCGATACAGATGCTTTCTCAACGCAGACCAATTTCGTGTTCCATGCCATACATCTGGGCTAGAACGGATTGGGTAGACGAGCTCCTTTGCCAGCCGTGGGCAGCACCGGCAGAGTCTGACCTCCATCACTTCTTCCGTGCAGAAGCCTGAGTACGCAATAAGGGGTCGTAGATGTTCGGGAGTCGGACCACAGGCGTGGGTGGCTTGGCCGTTGCCTGCACGTGAGGCTGGTTACTCGCCGCAGCCACAAGAACTGTAACCACTACCAGTAGCGCACCGTTGAGGGACGCTGTAGATATGTTGAGCGGTGTTTCGACGGCGAACCGAGCGATAAACACAGCCAACACAGCCAACAAACCCGCCCGGGTGGGGTTTTTCACCTGCATTGCCGAGCGCGTCAGCACAACCAGAAATACCATAAGCACCACGAGCCCGAGAGCACCGCGCTCCACTAGCGTTTGAACGAACTGATTGTGTGCGTTTGAGGAACTAATCAGGTCGCCCAACCCGAGTACTTTGGACCGGTATTCGAGGTCGAAAGAACGTGGGCCCGTCCCAAAGACTGGGCTATGTCGGACGGCTTCAAGGGCATTAGTCCAAATGGTGGTACGCCCATTCAGCGTTGAGATGTCGCCTCCAGCGCTCCAATGCGAAATAGCGTCAAATACGTTCTCAAGGAGCGTCGATGCGGCCAGAAGCAAAAGCATAATGACTGGCACGGCAATGGTGACCCACCGCACCCCCGTTCGGAAACCCAGGTAGACGAGCACCCCAACAAGGGCGCTTAGCCACGCACCGCGCGACTGTGTAGCAAGCAAAGCGATAATCGCTGCCAACAAGTGCCATACCTTAGGACGTTTCAGAGCTTCGACGCGGATGAGTTCGACGATCACGGCAAGAGCAGCGACGGTCCCCATGCCGTTAGGATGTGTAGTGACGCCGGCGAGCTGCGATAGGCCGAACCAGGTCCGGCCCTGTCCGTCCCAAAAAGCAAGGTGGGGGGCGGCGACTGCAAGGAATAAACTCAGCCAGACGTATACGCGCAACGTTACCCTGGTCAGACGCAAGGCATGCGAGAGCGAAACGCTCGTGGCAGTCAGGATACTCGTCACAGCTAAAGCCGCGTAGAACAGGTCAATGCTCACTCGTTGGTCATTGACCAACGACGATACCCATCCTGCCCCTGCATACGCCACCATTCCTAATGCCGGGGCGGGAAAGATTAAGCCTCTATCTATCTGCGTCAGGACAAGTAGCGCGGCACAGGCCAAAAATATATAACCAACGCCATGGATGATCAGGGACACGGCAGGGCCTTGCGGCGCCTCGCTGAACTCGCTGAACCCGTCGCCTGTACCGCTGCGCGGCGACAGCAGAGTAACAGCAATGGGCGACAGCGTGGCAACCAGGAACAGACCCGAGGCAACCCATTTACGCCGCTGGTGCGGCTTGACCGCTCCGAACCTCAGCCCATAGAAACCCACCACGAGAATGGCGAGCACGCCGCCCGCTGCAATCAAGATTCCAGTCATTCCCAGCCTTCCCCAGATCACATAATCCTACCCGCTGACAAAAGCCAGCATGTTTGCCAGCCCCTCGCTGCTGGAGGCTGGCATGTAGGTGCCCCCCGTAGATCTCTTACTGCGGTGCAGCCAGACTCGAGTAATCCACACTCCAGATAAGTAGTCCCTTCGCAGTAAACCGGGTAACTTACACGGTGGTTGTTCGATTTCTGGCGCCATAGCTTCTGCATATGGGAAAAGACATCGGCGATTGTGAAGAACCCGGCGCTGGCCATGATTACAGCGTCAAGCGGCGAGGACTTCTACGATTTGGGACGCTCGTGACCGCCCTTTCTGGCGCTTCCGTGATATCGGTCGTGGCTGCCAACAGCGCTCAAGCCACAAGTGATCCGGCCGCTACCAGCTCCTATATTCCAGCGTCCGAAAAGGGCGCGCCCTTGGGCGTTGCGACGCTGGACGAAAACGCTAAGATCCCGATCGCACAACTTCCTGATCTCACAGCAACTGTGGCAACCGCGGGTATCAACAGAACAGGCGTTGAACTGCGTATTACGGATCTGAATAGGTTCAGGCTAGGCCCTACCACTCCGACCACATGGACGACCCCTGATGGGACGGGAGTTGCCGTGCATCCTTCCGTTCGGTTTTTTCCCAATGGTTTTAACGGTTACCAGTGGTGGGCAGCGTCCACCCCGTATTTCAACTCCAACAACCAAGTGGAAAACCCGTGCATATATGTCTCTGAGGACGGGACTAACTGGGTTACCCCGCCAGGCGTGGCTAACCCCCTGGTACAGACACCACCCAATGGGTATAACTCGGACACTCATCTGATCCAGTCCCCAGACGGGAAGCTTTTGCTTTTCTACCGCGACTACTCATCTACCGGGACGGCAGCGGAAAAAATTGCCTTGATGGAATCCGTAGACGGCATTACATGGACCACGCCAAAGGAAGTTATGGGCTATCCTGACAGCGTTAAGCGCATTATGTCTCCGGCTGTCTGGTGGGACGGTTCCAATAAAAACTGGGTGATGGTGGGAGTAGAAATTCTCAACCAACCTCGTATTATCCAGCGTTTCACGGCATCCAGTCCATACGGCCCATGGACCTACGACCGGGACGTGACATTCGACCTTGCGTGGGGTTCCGGTAGGTCACCATGGCATATTGACGCCATGATGATTGGCACACAGGTGCTAATGGTTATCCAGGATGCAACGCTGAACAGCGGGGGCGGCGACGTGTACCTCGCCTTGTCGGAGGACGGTGGTAAAACTTTCAAGCGTGCGACCAACGCGATAGCAACCCAGAACCGCTACCGCTCATGCGTCCTGCCCAAACTTACTGAAGCCGGACTAGCGCTGGATCTTTGGCTCGGCACTGTTGGAGGGACCTGGACAATCAATCGCGGAACAGCCACGGTGGTTCCTACCGTCGCCGCCGCGACGCAGTCTGTTACAACCCAGTCCCTAGCTGGCGTTGGACCCACAACATTCCCACCACAGCCTGTGGTGACGCCACTAACAACTTTCCAAAACGGAAACGGTTGGGGCGTTGCGTCGACGGCAGGCGGGACCAACTTCGCAGCTGATACTGCGGACTTCCTGATTGGCACGCAGTCAGTTAGAGCCGTAACCAGTGGTAGCGGAGGCACGGTTGAAGTAATATCACCCACCTTGCCGCAACTGAACCTAACCGGCAAGGGCCTCGCCTTCCAATTAAAAGTCGATAACCCGGACAGGCTTGCTAATATCATCCTCTACTGGGGACAAAACAATTACGCATCCTTCAACACGTCGATTCAAGCGCAATCACAGGGCGATGGCGTGTCTGCAGTCCTATTACCCAACGACTGGACTTGGTTCTATGTGCCGTCAAATGACATATCTAACGCAACTGGGACAGTGAATCTGTCTGCAATTACCAACGTAAAAATCAGGGTCACGGATAAGAACTCAGGACCACTTACTGTCAACGTCCAGCAGATCGGTACGTACACGCCGAAGAACGCATACCCCTCCGGCGTCATCTCCGTAACCTGCGATGACTCTTTACTCAGCCAGTACACCTATCTGCCCCAAATTCTTGGGAAATACGGTGCAGCAGCCACGATGCTACTCATCACTGATCAAATGCCAGGTTCGCCGGTCTTCGGTTCCAACCCGGCAACCTATGTGCAGGGTTTCAGCGTTGACCAAGCCCACGAACTAGAAGACAAGCAAGGGTACGAGATGGGCGGCCACGCCTATCTCACTGCCAATCACAACCGAGGGATGGCAAACCTCACTGCCCAAGAGTTGGCCGATGAACTGGGCGGCCTAAAATCCTGGCTGCGAACTGAAGGTTTTAAGGGCGCGGATTACTTCGCCTGGCCCATTGGATCTAACAACGTCGCTGCAACAAAGATATGTCGGAAGTTCTTCTCCTGGGCACGTCATACCGGCGGGTTCTATGCTCCAGCCCAGTTCCCAACACAGCCTATGCGGCATCAGGCGGTAACGGTGACTTCCGATATTCCTGTGGCTACGTTTCAGGGCTACATCGACTTCGCTAAGGCCCACGGCCGCCACTTGACACTCATGGTGCACCAAATCGTGGTTTCCGGTGCTTCCGGCCCAACTAATGTCAACAAGGCAGACCTAGCGGCAATTCTGGATTATGCGAACTCAGTGGGTATGCCCATACGAACAATCGGGCAGGTCATGCGCGGCGAGTGACACTGGATGTCGGCCCTTGGTCCGGTTCTGCAGTTCGGAGGCTTAGTCATGAACCTACTCGAAAGCGAATCCAGCCCTGTCCCCCCGTAGCGAATTCAGCCCCGTCCTACCGTCGCATTGAACCAGGAAGAATCTACATGTGCGAGATCCACGGGAATAAAACATCAAATCAACAATCAGCAGGCGCGCCTTGCCTCTTGTCAACCACCACTGCGCCAGATACCTGATAACGGTGAGAACGCGCTTGCTCCGGCTGCAAACTGAACCCTCAACAACTGTGACAGGCTATGTCTTGACGGCAGAAATGCCGGCAAGATGAAGGGCGGCTGGCGGTAAACGAACCACACGAACTGTTGTCGCCCGATTGGGCAAGATATAGCTCGCATTTCACCAGATTGCGCCGTGGGCAGCCTGATCCCTCACTCCTGAATTGATAGCGGAACGTCTCATCTGGCTCATCTTGCTTCTTGAAGCTTCTCCTCAAGTACCGTTTGATGTACGCTCCAGCCGGTTCCGGCCAGAACGACCATATGACCGGAACCCGCCGGGAAGAGGCGACCCCTGCATAAATAGCGCCGGAGCCTATACTTGCCGCACAGTTATGCGACTTGTCAGAGCTTGATGCTGTTTTTCGACGTCGCACCTCTAGTATCAAAGAACAAGGAGCTATTTTCGGCCAGGGCGTCGATATCGTACACACGGTGCTTCTGCAGTAAGACAACCGCGTGAGATTCTGCGATTGAGCGGTCCAAATCATCTACCCGCTCAGTGACTAAACCGTCTCGGGACCACTGGTCCACATAGGGGTCATGAAATTCCACGATTGAGCCCTTATCCCGCAGCATCTGGTCGACGGCAACCGCAGGCGACTCGCGTTGGTCAGAGATATCAGCCTTGTAAGTGACTCCCAGAAGCAGTATCCGAGTCCCTTTCAGAGGGAGTCCTTTGTCATTGAGCGCGTCAGCAAGGCGGCTAACTATGTAACGCGGCATTGAATTATTGATCTCTTGCGCGAGCTCAACGAAACGGAATGGATACCCAAGGCTACGCTCCACCTCGTAGCTCAAATACTTGGGATCGATAGGTATGCAATGACCACCGACGCCCGGCCCAGGAAAGAACGCTTGAAAACCGAAGGGCTTTGTCTTGGCAGCTCGGATCACTTCCCACAAGTCGATATCAAGTTCGTGACAGAACTTTGCCATCTCATTAACCAGAGCAATATTGACATGCCGATAGGTATTTTCTAGTAGCTTGGCAGTCTCAGCCTCCTTGGCGCTCCTAACGGGGACGACACACTCAACGACGCTATCGTAGAAATCCACAGCACGTCGTGTCGATTCAGGAGATACGCCGCCGACCACCTTAGGCGTGTTTCGCAAATTGTAAGTCTCGTTACCTGGATCGATTCTCTCAGGGGAGAATGCAAGGAAGAAGTCTTTGTCCAGTTCATGACCGAAGGACTCCAGGAGCGGCATAACTAAGTTGTCCGTGGTCCCAGGATAGGTTGTGGATTCCAGCACAACCAATGCCCCCGAACTCAAGAACCGTCCCACTGACTTTACTGCACCCTCTACAGCCTTGAGGTCCGGTCCACCGCCCTCTCCTAGTGGAGTTGGGACGCAAATGACGATCACGTCGGCACCAGCAATAACAGACTCACTTGACGAGGCGAAGTAGCCCGAAGCGATCATGGAAGAAATAGCGCTATCCGATAGATCGTCAACATGCGAACGACCGCGATTCAAGTCTTCCACAATAGCGTTATTGAGATCGAGACCGACTGTCACGAAACCGGCCTTAGCCAACTCCTGGGCAAGCGGTAAGCCCACATATCCTTGACCAATTACTACTACTTTGCGTGCCACTTATTACCTATCACTTTCTGTAAGATTTCTAGAGAACAACCTATCCTGCCGGCTTTGAGAAGAGTGCTCTTGCGTACCCCCTGAGCCGCCCTCGGGCCACCTCGAGTTGAACCTTCGATTTCGGGCTTTTTATAAAGCAGTGGCCAATGCTGGCCGCAATCAATGACAGCGCAACTCTCGTCGTTGAAAGCGCTAGACGTATTTCCGAACCACCAGTGCTACGGACAACGCGGACCCATGTTTCACCGCTAGTCTCGGCGCGCCGACTCAGCCATTCGACCGACATCCGATCCGGGGTTACGTACTCCACCGCACTGGCAGCGGCGACATGGCGGATGATGAAGCCGGCGGCGGTAACGCGCGACGTGATCAAAGTATCTTCCCCGGGCCCATGAAGGAAGTCACTTGGAACGCGGCAGAGACCCGACTGTAGAACTTTCTCCGGTACAAGAATGTTGCCGAATCCGGCGTACTGCTGAATCGCGCCATCAGGAAGTTGACGACGTCCCCACATTCCAGCGTCAAGTGCCCATGCGGGCACTTCGTCCGGAAGGACCGGCACTACTGGTCCGACAAGAACTTCATTCGGAGACTGCATGTGTTTTGATAACATCTCAGCAAGCCAGTTGGGTGCGGGTTCCTGGTCATCGTCAAAAAGCACTAGTACCTCGCCTTCAACGACCACGTCAAAGATTGCGTTACGCGCATTACCCACGCCAGGCGCGGGCTCCGTCACATACTCCAGTTGCCCCCGGTTGAACGCCCCCGAGTACTGTGCCACCGCTGCCTCTGCTGACTTGGAGCTGTCGTTGTCAACCACGACAATTCGAACGTGCCAGTCGTCCATGGCGAGGACTTGTGGCCTCAGAAGCTGCAATAACCTTACGAGCTTGTCAGATCGTTTATAAGTGCATATTCCAATTACGACGCGACGACATCCCCTGGAAACGTCGTTCATAAACGCTTCCATCCGTCCATCATGAGCCGTCTAGAGTCGTTTTTTTCACCGGCAAACCATTTTGCGGGCCCGACCACATTGACATTTCTCCGAGAGGCGAGGTAGGCCGCCCACCAGCTGAAGGAACTATTCGACATGACGAGGGCCGCCGAGGACGCGAGTCCTAGGAAGTCGTCGCGGAACCCACCCGGGGGTGCAAGCCGAACATCGCTCCCAATGAGGTGCTTGGACGCCCACTGCCTGTCGTCCGTGTAGACCACGAAATCGTCAAAGCCCTGCTCTCGCATGCGGTCCATAGCGAGCTCATAGTAATGCAAGGGTTGGGCACCCATTACAGCTGCCGCGCCAGCGTCTGAAACATAGTCACCTCTTCTGACATGGACAGCGCAGTGCGACTGCATCGGGATATCGTTCCAACCCACCCACTCGGCAAGTCTGCCGTGGATCTCGTCGGAAGTCTCCTCGAAATAGTCGTGCGACTGCCAGTAACCCCAGTGAAGAGCTAAACTGCCGCCAGTGTCGCACAAACGCGGCGGCCGTGATTCGTCCTCGACCACAGTGGTAACCCAGGGTAAGGCCTTCCAGAAAGTTGAAGTAGATCCCACTGATCGCCATAGCTTATTCGGCAGCTTACAGGTCTCTTTACGATCGATCAGGCCGTCGAGAGCAAATCCTCTCCCAAGTTGACCGCCCGTGTCGTAAATTACACGATCACCGTGAGCCTTCAGCCCTAAGCCGTATGCCCAGCAAAAAAGCTGATTCCCGAAGCCGCCGCGCAGGGGAACAATCGAGCTGCGTTTGAACATTTCTGCGCTGCCTAACTTTCTGACTTCTTCTGCGGGAGATATTTTGAACACGCCACTAGTGCTATGCCAAAAGCAATGCTCACGAAGTTTATTGGACTCATACCGATGCGGGATAGGATCGCCAAGACGACGGCCACCACGACCACCACCAACAGACCGCGAGTCCGGACAGCGATGCCCGCCCGCTTTACGATGACCATGGTGAAAATAGCGGAAAATATATTGCCAGCCAAGAGTCCGCTTACCAAACCTATCGGCCCCCAGTTATATCCTGCAAAGATCGAGGTTACGAGCTGAATTGCAACCGTGACTACACCATTGACCAGCCAAGACCCCCTCAGTCCTTGGGGCAATAAACAAGATCCGAGAGTCCAGGCATAAGCACGGGTCACCTCTCCCGCGAGGGCTAAAGTGACCAGCGGCAGTGCCGCTTTCACCAAATCGGGGCTATAAAAAATGACAATGAGCAACGGTGCTGTACCGGAAAGCACAGCTAACATTCCCCCGATAAATGGAACGAGTCGCACGGTGAGCTCATCCAACTTCTCCGCAAGGTGTACACGATCGGTGATCTTTGCAGTTTCAATTAGAGATGACGTCGCGAGTGCGCTTAGTAACATCCCTACAAGCTGAGTGACCAAGAGCACTACGGGCTGGTACGCCGCCAAGGCTTCGAGACCGAAGCGTTGAACAACCACACTGCGGTAAGCAAGTTCGGCAGCAGCGGCGAAGATCCCCAGAAGTGCCGACGACCATGCAAGAGAAAGCACCTCTCGTAGACTTTCCCGGGGTAACCGAGGGCGCTCCCTAAAAGAAAGCCGCGCCTCTGAGCAAACGGCAGAGATAACGATGGCTTGTGCCGCCGGGGCAACAAGGAAACTAAGGCTGGCCCAAAACTCATCGTGCAACAGGAGCAGCCCTGCCACTGAGAGTCCTCCGACTAGCGCGGACATAATGGCAGCGGCCACCAATCGCGATCGATTTGAGCGCACCTGTGCTATTGCCAGGGATATTTGTCCGAAAACTGCTGGAGGGATACCTGCAGCAGCTGCAATTACAAGAGGGTAGTACCGCTCCGATCCTAGGACGAGCGAGGCAATGGGTGCACTGAAGATAGCAACCACGAAGCCGAAGAACACTGCAGCTCCAGTTGGGACCAGCAGCAACCAATTCTGAGCCGCCTGGAGCCGCCCCTCGGGAATGTTTCTTCTTGCCAGAATCACCCTGGTTGCGGTAACAATCCCCGCTGCGCCCAATGAAATGAGCACGGTCTGCACTTGGGATAGCTGCCCCACGAAGGCAACACCATGCGCCCCAAATACAAGGCTTGCAAGTTTGGTGCGCACGATTCCAGGTAGCATAAAGCCCACGGAGACAAAAGCCAGAGCAACGGTGCCGCCGAAGACCTTTACACTAATGCTCTTGCTGACCTGTCGTTTATCTTCGTCAATTTTCAATGGTTCACATATCCCCGTAAAGCGCCAACAACGAACTTGAGTCGCTGCCGGACAAATCCCCTGAGCGGTTCGGCCAACCAAGTAAATCGGTGTCCAGTCATCGATTTACCGCCTGAGCTGGCGAGAACTTGGCGGCGCCAAAAGGCTGAACGTACAAGATAACTGAGGCCGTCAATTTGGGACCTTCGATATTCACTCACGCTAGCACTGCTATTGCGTATTTCGACATCCGGAAAGGACCGCTTTATACGCAGCAACAGATCAAGGTCCTCACCCACCGGATACCTGTGATTGTATCCGCCCACGGAACGCATCAGTGCAGTCGGAAGGACCATAGTAGGATGCGCCAAGGGCATGCGGCCTTGCGAAAGCAACTTTGCGGTTTGGTCAGCGTGAGTTGGCCAATATCCTCCTTGGTATGAACCTCTTACGGGATCCGTCCACTCGACCTGCCCACCTGCAATTGACCGATCTTTGTCCCGCATAAGAGGAACAGTGAGAGTCAATCGATGCGGACGCGAAATGTCGTCAGCATCTTGAATGGCTACCAGATCCGTCCGAACGTGGGCAAGGGCGGCATTCCGCGAAAGCGACCGCCCTAACTGCTTTTCATTGACGAGTAGAAAAACACCGGGGTACTCAGAGACAATACAGCGCGTGGAATCCGTAGAGGCATCATCAACAACAATTAGTTGCACTTCGCCATCGTAATCTTGGGCGAGAATAGAGTCAATAGAAGCCTTGATTGTTGAGGCCGCATCACGTGCCGCCATGATAAATGTTACCGACGGACTAGGCAATTATCATCAACTCCCCCGGGCCGATTATTCACAAAAGATTGAAAAGACTGTTCCTGCCGCTCGCTAAACTGGAGAAATACTAACTTGCTAGAAAAAGCGTAGCGGCGCGCTGTAAGGTCTTTCAAGCTCTTCGCCCTCCCGCGCTAAGGAATTCACGTATTCCACCTAAAAAGTTGTCAGCCATGTGTTCAATGGAATAACCACGACTAGCAGCGATGCACGAATCCCTCATGGCTTCCAGTCGAGCGCGGTCATTCATTACCGATATGACTGCAGTTGCATAAGCAGCGGTGTTGCAGGCCGATACTTCTACAGTCTTCCCAGGATCGAGGTAGGCAAACTCGGGGCCATGGCGGTTATCATCAGTTGTTACTATTGGCACTCCGGCAATCAGTGAGTCTACGGCGACGAGCCCTATACTTCCGGGTATGGTAAGAATTGCAGCAGAACTAAGTATTAGAGCTTTTTCTTCGCCTGTAACGGCGCCCGCATAGAGAAGCCAGGGATACCGCGCTGCGGCTTCTTGCACGGCAGTCTTG
This region of Arthrobacter sp. DNA4 genomic DNA includes:
- a CDS encoding nucleotide sugar dehydrogenase, with protein sequence MARKVVVIGQGYVGLPLAQELAKAGFVTVGLDLNNAIVEDLNRGRSHVDDLSDSAISSMIASGYFASSSESVIAGADVIVICVPTPLGEGGGPDLKAVEGAVKSVGRFLSSGALVVLESTTYPGTTDNLVMPLLESFGHELDKDFFLAFSPERIDPGNETYNLRNTPKVVGGVSPESTRRAVDFYDSVVECVVPVRSAKEAETAKLLENTYRHVNIALVNEMAKFCHELDIDLWEVIRAAKTKPFGFQAFFPGPGVGGHCIPIDPKYLSYEVERSLGYPFRFVELAQEINNSMPRYIVSRLADALNDKGLPLKGTRILLLGVTYKADISDQRESPAVAVDQMLRDKGSIVEFHDPYVDQWSRDGLVTERVDDLDRSIAESHAVVLLQKHRVYDIDALAENSSLFFDTRGATSKNSIKL
- a CDS encoding glycosyltransferase → MEAFMNDVSRGCRRVVIGICTYKRSDKLVRLLQLLRPQVLAMDDWHVRIVVVDNDSSKSAEAAVAQYSGAFNRGQLEYVTEPAPGVGNARNAIFDVVVEGEVLVLFDDDQEPAPNWLAEMLSKHMQSPNEVLVGPVVPVLPDEVPAWALDAGMWGRRQLPDGAIQQYAGFGNILVPEKVLQSGLCRVPSDFLHGPGEDTLITSRVTAAGFIIRHVAAASAVEYVTPDRMSVEWLSRRAETSGETWVRVVRSTGGSEIRLALSTTRVALSLIAASIGHCFIKSPKSKVQLEVARGRLRGYARALFSKPAG
- a CDS encoding alpha-1,2-fucosyltransferase produces the protein MFKISPAEEVRKLGSAEMFKRSSIVPLRGGFGNQLFCWAYGLGLKAHGDRVIYDTGGQLGRGFALDGLIDRKETCKLPNKLWRSVGSTSTFWKALPWVTTVVEDESRPPRLCDTGGSLALHWGYWQSHDYFEETSDEIHGRLAEWVGWNDIPMQSHCAVHVRRGDYVSDAGAAAVMGAQPLHYYELAMDRMREQGFDDFVVYTDDRQWASKHLIGSDVRLAPPGGFRDDFLGLASSAALVMSNSSFSWWAAYLASRRNVNVVGPAKWFAGEKNDSRRLMMDGWKRL
- a CDS encoding glycosyltransferase family 2 protein; the encoded protein is MAARDAASTIKASIDSILAQDYDGEVQLIVVDDASTDSTRCIVSEYPGVFLLVNEKQLGRSLSRNAALAHVRTDLVAIQDADDISRPHRLTLTVPLMRDKDRSIAGGQVEWTDPVRGSYQGGYWPTHADQTAKLLSQGRMPLAHPTMVLPTALMRSVGGYNHRYPVGEDLDLLLRIKRSFPDVEIRNSSASVSEYRRSQIDGLSYLVRSAFWRRQVLASSGGKSMTGHRFTWLAEPLRGFVRQRLKFVVGALRGYVNH